The Anaeromyxobacter sp. Fw109-5 genomic interval GCCCGAGAGCGGCACGACCGGCACGAGCCCGGCGGACACCGGCACCAGCACGAGCGGCAGCGGTACGGACAGCGGCTACGACACCGGCACGCGCCGGTAGCGAGCGCCGATCACCAGCGACGCGCCTCCGGCCTTCGGGCCGGGGGCGCTCGCGCGTCCGGCGCTCCGGTCACGCCGGCCGGCGCAGCCGCAGCCGCCACACCGGCTGGCCGGTCTCGAGGTACCGCTTCTCGCGGGTGGAGGGCAGCTCGTCCGGCGGCCGCTCCGCGAACGCCCCCGGGCCGCACTCGTTCGCGAAGCCCGCCGCCTCGAGCCGCACCACCGCCTCGCGCGCGTACCGCTCGACGTCGGTGCGGAAGTCCAGCAGCCCGCCGGGCGCGAGCAGCCCGAGCAGGAGCGACGACATGCGGTCGTCGACCAGCCGCCGCCGCCCGTGCCTCCGCTTCCACCACGGATCCGGGAAGTGCACGTGGATGGCGGCGAGGGAGCCGGCGCGGAACAGCCGGGGGGCGAGGATGCGGCCGTCGCCCTGGATCACCACGAGGTTCCCGTGGCCGCGCCGCTCCGCCTTCGCGGCGACGTCGCGCGCGAACGCCCGGCGCTGCTCGATCGCCACGAGCGCGCGGTCCGCGTGCGCGCGCGCGAACGCCAGCGCGAACCCTCCGTGGCCGCAGCCGATCTCGAGCTCGAGCCGCCCGGCGAGCGGGCCGAAGCGCGCCGTCCAGTCGGGCGCGAGGTCGAGCGCGAGCGGAGCGTCGTCGTCGTCGGAGAAGATCATGGGCGCGCCTGTTTAGCATGCCCGGCGCGCGTGCCAAGCACCGCGGCGTCCGCGGGGGGGCCGCGCCGCGAGACCTCGGGTGCACCGGGCGGCGGGCGCCCGCCTATCCGCTACCCGCGCTCCGCGTAGACGACCAGCTTCGCGCCGACGTGGAGCTTGTGGGCGTTCGGGTTGCGGATGCCGTTCCAGCGGCACAGCTCGGTGAGGTCCACCCGGAACCGCTGCGCGATCGACCAGAGGGTGTCGCCCGCGCGCACGCGGTGGGTCGAGCGAGCGCGATCCGACGGGATGCGCACGGCGGTCCGGGCGCGGGCGCGCGCGGAGGTTCGCTCGATCCTGCCTTCCTCGCCGGCCGAGGCCACGGCCGCGCCGACCGGGCGCGGGATCATGAGCTCCTGGCCGACGCGGAGCTTCCGGGCGTTCTTCAGCCCGTTCATCTCCATGATCCCCTGCATCGGCACGCCGTGCCGGTGCGCGATCGAGGAGAGGGTGTCCCCGCGGCGCACGACGTGACCGGCGAAGGTGAGGCGGACCTTCGGCTGCATCGCCGGCCAGTTCTCGGCGAACGTGTCCGCGCTGGCCTTGGGGAGCTTGAGCGCGTACGGGCGCGGCGGCGTGCAGGCGCGGCGCAGCTCCGGGTTCAGGTCGATGAGCTCGCGCTCGCTGACGCCGGCCGCCTTCGCGATCGTGGAGAGCAGCGTGGCGGAGGGGATCCTCACCTCCTCGTACGCCGTCCACGACTGCCGCTCGATCTCCTCGTCGGAGAAGCCGAACTCCCGCGGGTGCTTCGAGAGGATGGCCGCCGCCATGAGCTTCGGGACGTAGCCCTTCGTCTCCGGGTGGAGGACCCGCTTGCCGGGCACCGCCGCCATCTCCCAGAAGTCCTCGTAGCCGGCCCGCCGCGCCTTCGCGATCCGGCCGCCGCCCGCGTTGTAGCCCGCCCACGCGAGCCGCCAGTCCCCGGTCTGCTGGAAGAGCTGCTTGAGGTAGCGGGCGGCGGCGCGTGCCGAGCGCTCCGGATCGCGCCGCTCGTCCACCCAGAAGTCCTGGCGCAGCCCGAAGGCCTTGCCGGTGGAGGGGATGAACTGCCACGGCCCGGCCGCCTTGGCGGGGCTGAGGGCGAAGTTGCCGAAGCCGCTCTCGATCATCGCGAGGTAGACCGTGTCCTCCGGCAGCCCCTCCTCGCGGAGGATCGCGCGGTAGCGGTCGAGGTAGCGGTGCGAGCGGGAGAGCCACTTCGCGAAGTGGGCGCGCGCGGCAGGCCCCTGGAAGAAGCGGATGTAGTCGAGGACCGCCTCGTTCACGTCGATGGGGATGTCGTAGCGCGCCCGGAGCTCGGCCAGGTTCATGTCGAGCTCCGGCAGCAGCTCGATGCGGCCGAGGCCGGTCTCGTGCGGCACCTGCCCGTCCACCGCCGCGTCCTTCGCGCCGTCCCGGACGTGCGCCTCCTCCTCCGCGCGCCGCACCGCCTCGATCTCGGCCGAGTCGCGATCGATCTCCTCCGCGATGGGCTGATCGTCGGGCACGTACGCCCACGCGTCCTCGACCTGCGGTGCGCGCGGCTCCGGCGCGGCCACCTCGAAGGTGTCCTCGATGAGCTCCGGCTCCGGGACGAGCGCCGGCGGGAGGACCTGCGTCGCCGCCGAATGGGCAGCGCTGAGGGTGGATGCCCGCGCCCGCGCCTGGACGGCCGTCGGTACGATCAGGACGAACAGGACGACATGGGACAGGTGCGTCGGTCTCATCGCTCCTCGGCTGCTCGGGCTCCAGCCGGGGGACGGACCGGAACCTGCTTGGGTTGACATGGTAGCGAGCAAAGGCTCGTGGTCAAAATCATGCGCTCGCTCGCCTAGTTGCTTGGCTGCCGTGGAAACTGCCGCCCCCGGGGTGACGAGACCTCGGATGCGGGGGTCCGCCGTCCTTCGTCCTCGAGATTGGGCATCGAAAGGGCACGCACGGCAGGCCCCTTTGCTGGCGGTCGCTCCGACGTGCGTCGGCGCGCCCGGCAGGGCGAGGTTCGGGTTGCGATCGGGGACGAAGCGGCTTAGCAGGGAACCGCCGGACGCCGGGCGAATTCCGGGTTCCCAGCCCATCGGCGGGAGTGCTACACCCCCGCCCCGTCGTCGCCGCGCACGAGCATGCAGATCGGGCCCTACACGTTCTCCGGCAGGTTCTTCCTGGCGCCGCTCGCCGGCGTCTCCGACCGCCCCTTCCGCGCCATCTGCCGCTCGATGGGCGCGAGCTTCGCGTACACGGAGATGGTGAGCGCCCATGGCCTCGTCCACGGGACGCTCCAGACGGAGAGCTACCTGGATCGCGATCCGGACGAGGACCCGTTCGCGGTCCAGATCTTCGCGTCGGAGGCGGACGTGCTGGCCCGCGGCGCGGAGGTGGCGGTGCGGGCGGGGGCCGGGATCATCGACGTGAACATGGCCTGCCCGGTGAAGAAGGTCTGCGGCACCGGCGCAGGCGCCGCGCTCGGCCGCGATCCGCGCCGCGTCGAGGAGGCCGTGCGCGCGATCCGCGCCGCGGTGGCGGTGCCGGTCACGGTCAAGATCCGGGCGGGGTGGGACGACGCGGAGGTGAACTGCGTGGAGGTCGCCCGCGCCGCCGAGGCGGGAGGCGCGGCGGCGGTCGCGCTCCACGGCCGGACGCGGACGCAGATGTACTCCGGCCGGGCGCGCTGGGAGCTCGTGCGCGCGGTCAAGGAGGCGGTCTCGGTCCCCGTCCTGGGATCGGGGGACGTCTGGACCGTGGACGACGCGCTGCGCATGCGCGCCGAGACCGGCTGCGACGCGGTGCTCGTCGCCCGCGGGGCCTGCGGGAATCCCTGGATCTTCCGCGAGCTGCGCGCGGCGGAGCTCGGCGCGCCGCGCCCGCCGCCGCCCACCCGCGACGAGTGGATCGGCACCGTGCTCCACCACGTCCGGCTCCAGGTCGAGCACCGCCAGCGGCAGCACCCCGGCGACGATCCGCTCGAGCTGGAGCGCCTCGCGATCCGCGAGCTGCGAAAGCACCTCCTGTGGTACACCCGCGGCCGTCGCGGCGGGGTCCACTTCCGCCGCGACGCCAACCGGCTCGCGACCGCCGCCGACGTCGCGCAGGTCATCGAGGAGCACTTCCCGGCCGGCAGCTCGAGCTTCGAGCTGGACCCGGGGTTCCGCCGCGAGGAGGAGGGGGAGTGAAGTGAAGCCGAGGGCGCTGCTGCTCGCCGACTCCGACGAGCTCGCCCGCTCCTGCGAGGGCGCGGGGTTCGAGATCGTCCGCGCGCAGACCGTCGCGGAGGGCCGCGGCCTCGCCGCGCGGGAGCGCTTCGCCATCGTGGACGCGCGGATCGCCCGGCCGCGCCCGCTCGACGAGGAGCTGCAGCAGCGCGTGGAGGCGTTCTTCGAGCGGCTGCGCGGGCACTCCGCGGACGGGCTCTACGACGCCGTCATGCGCGAGGTCGAGCGCCCGCTCATCGCGGGCGCCCTGGCGCGCGCGAACGGCGTGCGCGCCGCCGCGGCCGCCACGCTCGGGATCGACCGCGGCACGCTCGTCCGGCGCATGCGCGCGCTCGGGCTGGACGAGCCATGACCGAGCTGCAGTCCCTCCTGCTCTACACCGGCGCGATCCTCGCCGGCGCCCTCGCGGGCGGCGCCCTCCCGCTCTTCGGCGGGGTCCGCCGTTCGGACGTGCTGCTGTCCTTCTCCGCGGGCGTGATGCTCGGCGCCGCGTTCTTCCACATGCTCCCCGAGGCGGTGGAGGCGGGCGGCGCGGGCGCCCTGCCCTTCGTCGTGGTGGGCTTCCTGCTCCTCTACCTGCTGGAGCGGTTCGTGCTCGTGCACGTGTGCGCCGAGCCCGGCCCCGGCGTCCCCGCCGCGTCCGGCGGGGACGCGCCGGCCGTGGACCCGCAGATCCACGGCGCACCTCGGCACGTCCACGTCCACGGCGACGCCACCGGCTGCGGCGTCCACACCATCGGGCTCGCCGCGTTCATCGGGATGAGCCTGCACACCATCGTGGACGGGTTCGCGCTCGGCGCCGCGAACGTCGAGGCGGAGCTCGGGCTGCTGGTCTTCCTCGCCATCCTCGCGCACAAGGTCCCGAACGCCTTCTCGCTGTCGGCCATCCTGCGCGCGGAGGGTTACTCGCGCCGGCGCGCGCTCGGCATGAACGCGGCGTTCGCGCTGATGGTGCCGGTGGGCGCGGGGCTCTACGTGCTGCTGCGCGAGGCGGTCCACGTGGAGGCGTTCACCTCCATCGCGCTCGCCGCCAGCGCGGGCACGTTCCTGCACCTGTCGCTCTCGGACATCCTGCCGGACCTGCACCGGCGGGGCGTCGCGCGCTGGCGCCTCTCGCTCGCCGTCGTCGCCGGGCTGCTCGTCATGTGGTCGCTGCGCTTCCTGCGCGCGGGCCACGGACATTGAAGGACGCTGCGCGGTTCGCGTCGCGAGTGGCGCGTCAGGCGCCTCACCGCAGCGGCATCGTCAGCGTGAACACCGTCCGCTCGCCGGGCGCGGAGCGGACCTCCAGCGTGCCGCCGTGCGCCGTCGCGATGGCGCGCGCGATGAACAGGCCGAGGCCGAGCCCGTCCTTGCCGCCAGCGCGGTCGCGCTCGCCGCGACGGAACGGATCGAAGAGGGTCGGCAGGAGCGCCGGAGGGATGGGCGCTCCGTCGTTCGCGACCTGGACGATGGCGCGCTCGCCGGCCGCGCGCCACGAGACGTCCACCGTCGAGTCGAGCGGGCTGTAGTCGAGCGCGTTCGAGAGCAGGTTCGCGATGATCTGGCAGAGGCGGTCCGGATCCCACTCTCCGTGGACCTCCGGCGCGCCGCTCGCCCTGACATGCCTGCCCGGGTGGGACGCCTCGCACTCCTCGGCCACCGAGCGGCAGAGCGCGCCCAGGTCGGAGGGCTGGCGCCGCAGCGGGATCCCGGTGCCGGCCCGCACGCGCGCGTAGTCGACGAGGACCGCGATGATCCGCTGCATGCGCTCGGCGTTCCCGGCGATCCGCTCGCCCAGCCGCGTCACCGCCGCGGGATCTCCCGCCTGGCGCACCACCAGCCTGGCGGAGGTCGTGATGGCGGAGAGCGGGTTCCGGAGGTCATGGCCGACGATGCCGAGCACGTTCCGCTGGAACTCGGCGGCCTCGCGCTCGGCGGTGATCTCTCGCACCAGCACGCCGAGCCCGAAGATCTCGTCCTCGACCCGCACCGGGTACCAGCTCTCGACCCAGTGGCGCAGCCGCCCTGGCGCGGCCGGCGTCTCACCGGAGAGCTCCACGTCGAGCTTCGGCTGGCCGCTGCTCAGCACCTCGCGGAACGCCGCCTCCACCTCGTCGTTCGGCAGGTCCGGCATCAGCTCGCGCGGGGTGCGACCGGCGTGCGCCGCGGCGGGGAGGCCGTTGATCTCGGCGAGGCTCGGGTTCACCCGCACGAAGCGCAGCTCGCGGTCGATGAGCCCGATGCCCATGGGCGCGTAGTCGAAGATCGCGTCGAGGGTGGCGCGCGCGCGCTCCTCTCCGACGCGGGCCTGCCGCTCCGCGTCGAGCAGGCGGGCGCGCTCCAGCGCCTGCGCGCACTGCTGCGCGGCCGCGAGGATGAGCTCGCGCTCCTCGCCGTCGAAGACGCGCGGCTCGTCGAACCCGAAGTTCACGACACCGAGCACGCGGTCGCCGACCTTCAGCGGCAGCGCGACCAGCGCGTGCATCCGCGCGGTGTGCGGGGCCCACCTCGGCAGCTCGGGGAATTGCGCGGAGAGCTGCGCTGCGCCCTCCACCCAGATCGGCTCGCCGCGCCGCACCGCTTCGGCGCCGGGGAGCGGTGCGTCCAGCGGTACGAGACGCGCGCGGCCGTGCTCCGCCTCCGCGCCCCCGACGGCGGCGGCGAACTGCAGGCGCACCCCAGCCGCGTCGAGCAGGTACGCGACGGACGACGACGCCCCGAGCGCCTCCTTCGCCTGCA includes:
- a CDS encoding tRNA (guanosine(46)-N(7))-methyltransferase TrmB — its product is MIFSDDDDAPLALDLAPDWTARFGPLAGRLELEIGCGHGGFALAFARAHADRALVAIEQRRAFARDVAAKAERRGHGNLVVIQGDGRILAPRLFRAGSLAAIHVHFPDPWWKRRHGRRRLVDDRMSSLLLGLLAPGGLLDFRTDVERYAREAVVRLEAAGFANECGPGAFAERPPDELPSTREKRYLETGQPVWRLRLRRPA
- a CDS encoding LysM peptidoglycan-binding domain-containing protein, producing MRPTHLSHVVLFVLIVPTAVQARARASTLSAAHSAATQVLPPALVPEPELIEDTFEVAAPEPRAPQVEDAWAYVPDDQPIAEEIDRDSAEIEAVRRAEEEAHVRDGAKDAAVDGQVPHETGLGRIELLPELDMNLAELRARYDIPIDVNEAVLDYIRFFQGPAARAHFAKWLSRSHRYLDRYRAILREEGLPEDTVYLAMIESGFGNFALSPAKAAGPWQFIPSTGKAFGLRQDFWVDERRDPERSARAAARYLKQLFQQTGDWRLAWAGYNAGGGRIAKARRAGYEDFWEMAAVPGKRVLHPETKGYVPKLMAAAILSKHPREFGFSDEEIERQSWTAYEEVRIPSATLLSTIAKAAGVSERELIDLNPELRRACTPPRPYALKLPKASADTFAENWPAMQPKVRLTFAGHVVRRGDTLSSIAHRHGVPMQGIMEMNGLKNARKLRVGQELMIPRPVGAAVASAGEEGRIERTSARARARTAVRIPSDRARSTHRVRAGDTLWSIAQRFRVDLTELCRWNGIRNPNAHKLHVGAKLVVYAERG
- the dusB gene encoding tRNA dihydrouridine synthase DusB, giving the protein MQIGPYTFSGRFFLAPLAGVSDRPFRAICRSMGASFAYTEMVSAHGLVHGTLQTESYLDRDPDEDPFAVQIFASEADVLARGAEVAVRAGAGIIDVNMACPVKKVCGTGAGAALGRDPRRVEEAVRAIRAAVAVPVTVKIRAGWDDAEVNCVEVARAAEAGGAAAVALHGRTRTQMYSGRARWELVRAVKEAVSVPVLGSGDVWTVDDALRMRAETGCDAVLVARGACGNPWIFRELRAAELGAPRPPPPTRDEWIGTVLHHVRLQVEHRQRQHPGDDPLELERLAIRELRKHLLWYTRGRRGGVHFRRDANRLATAADVAQVIEEHFPAGSSSFELDPGFRREEEGE
- a CDS encoding helix-turn-helix domain-containing protein; protein product: MKPRALLLADSDELARSCEGAGFEIVRAQTVAEGRGLAARERFAIVDARIARPRPLDEELQQRVEAFFERLRGHSADGLYDAVMREVERPLIAGALARANGVRAAAAATLGIDRGTLVRRMRALGLDEP
- a CDS encoding ZIP family metal transporter gives rise to the protein MTELQSLLLYTGAILAGALAGGALPLFGGVRRSDVLLSFSAGVMLGAAFFHMLPEAVEAGGAGALPFVVVGFLLLYLLERFVLVHVCAEPGPGVPAASGGDAPAVDPQIHGAPRHVHVHGDATGCGVHTIGLAAFIGMSLHTIVDGFALGAANVEAELGLLVFLAILAHKVPNAFSLSAILRAEGYSRRRALGMNAAFALMVPVGAGLYVLLREAVHVEAFTSIALAASAGTFLHLSLSDILPDLHRRGVARWRLSLAVVAGLLVMWSLRFLRAGHGH
- a CDS encoding GAF domain-containing protein — protein: MNVRDLKNALVDALWSGPAGIAVFDADLRFVGVNDALAAMNGLPPEAHVGRSLAEILRLLPDDPRRAAVERSEAIARAVLASGRPRRNVPLEPVPPGDRARGWICSYFPLPDVGARGGVCVLITDMSDARDRQEQTERARERAEESARRLKLLQEVTAGLSRADTAEAIAQLVVDRVRVAAGASAGSLRLLEGDELVLAEESGAHAVRGRFPRISTRDSYPVSEVVRRREPIWLGNVEEFQRFPAFAETAAQLGVRAGVAMPLVGHGYVLGALSLGFAEPRAFGQDERDFLLAVAEQCAQALGRAQLLEAERTQRRRALQARDRLARLQAVTAALSRASTSSDVARVLVMQAKEALGASSSVAYLLDAAGVRLQFAAAVGGAEAEHGRARLVPLDAPLPGAEAVRRGEPIWVEGAAQLSAQFPELPRWAPHTARMHALVALPLKVGDRVLGVVNFGFDEPRVFDGEERELILAAAQQCAQALERARLLDAERQARVGEERARATLDAIFDYAPMGIGLIDRELRFVRVNPSLAEINGLPAAAHAGRTPRELMPDLPNDEVEAAFREVLSSGQPKLDVELSGETPAAPGRLRHWVESWYPVRVEDEIFGLGVLVREITAEREAAEFQRNVLGIVGHDLRNPLSAITTSARLVVRQAGDPAAVTRLGERIAGNAERMQRIIAVLVDYARVRAGTGIPLRRQPSDLGALCRSVAEECEASHPGRHVRASGAPEVHGEWDPDRLCQIIANLLSNALDYSPLDSTVDVSWRAAGERAIVQVANDGAPIPPALLPTLFDPFRRGERDRAGGKDGLGLGLFIARAIATAHGGTLEVRSAPGERTVFTLTMPLR